From one Acidimicrobiales bacterium genomic stretch:
- the mptB gene encoding polyprenol phosphomannose-dependent alpha 1,6 mannosyltransferase MptB, with protein MSMTDLDRPATAVEGRSRLLGALTLAGERLSAALEPLRVRGRTLASLFARGSGAAAPYEQVQQLVHRRLLQSGFVGFLGTLLITLGASQPNSPFTEKIPGAWFFGIPGACDISAAAPPCNAPVPPPGSGLFFGVVAVYGGMILLMRAWYDIVRVVSRHRGVPLRRLALVFCAWALPLLVVAPLFSRDLYSYAAQGEMMSHHLNPYLYGPADLGSSPILTYLPDGLWGHVTSPYGPVFLALAGWIVEIARHDPLASVVGMRLLALVGTLLFAVAIPSIARSFGRDGATAFTLAALNPLILLHLIGGGHNDALMIGLLAVGYALARRGQFFLGIVCCALGAVVKVPAIVGVIYIGWEWIGPGHSPRERVRPTASALLIAGGVMAAVSVLAGLGWGWISGLSNPDQIRSWLDPATALGLAGGKIAGLVGLGGLAHPFLTLTRGGAMLLAVGVALRLLLGSEAIGPLRAIGWTLVAFAALGPVVQPWYLTWGFVFLAPVVVGAARHVLCVFSAAACFLGLPGGFVLVDELGVANPLLVSIASLALVGLVAVLVVPRLRRLRRLAAAPAELELAASVPLHE; from the coding sequence ATGTCGATGACCGACCTCGACCGGCCGGCCACCGCGGTCGAGGGACGCTCCCGACTTCTCGGTGCGCTCACCCTCGCCGGCGAGCGCCTCTCGGCCGCCCTCGAGCCGCTGCGCGTCCGCGGCCGCACCCTCGCCTCGCTCTTCGCCCGCGGCTCGGGTGCGGCTGCACCCTACGAGCAGGTGCAGCAACTGGTGCACCGCCGCCTCCTCCAGTCGGGCTTCGTCGGCTTCCTCGGGACGCTGCTCATCACCCTCGGCGCCAGCCAGCCGAACTCACCGTTCACCGAGAAGATCCCCGGCGCCTGGTTCTTCGGGATCCCCGGCGCCTGCGACATCTCGGCCGCGGCACCACCCTGCAACGCGCCGGTCCCGCCGCCCGGCTCGGGACTGTTCTTCGGGGTCGTCGCCGTCTACGGCGGGATGATCCTGTTGATGCGCGCCTGGTACGACATCGTGCGCGTCGTCTCGCGCCACCGCGGCGTGCCGCTCCGGCGGCTGGCGCTCGTCTTCTGCGCCTGGGCGCTGCCGCTGCTCGTCGTCGCGCCGCTGTTCTCGCGGGACCTCTACAGCTACGCGGCGCAGGGCGAGATGATGTCGCACCACCTCAACCCCTACCTCTACGGCCCCGCCGACCTCGGCAGCTCGCCGATCCTCACCTACCTTCCGGACGGCCTCTGGGGCCACGTCACCTCGCCTTATGGTCCGGTCTTCCTCGCCCTCGCCGGCTGGATCGTCGAGATCGCCCGCCACGACCCGCTCGCCTCGGTGGTCGGCATGCGTCTCCTCGCCCTCGTGGGCACGCTCCTGTTCGCGGTCGCGATCCCTTCGATCGCCCGCTCCTTCGGCCGCGACGGGGCGACCGCCTTCACCCTCGCGGCGCTCAACCCGCTGATCCTGCTGCACCTCATCGGCGGTGGCCACAACGACGCACTGATGATCGGCCTGCTGGCGGTCGGGTACGCGTTGGCGCGGCGCGGCCAATTCTTCCTCGGCATCGTGTGCTGCGCGCTCGGCGCGGTGGTGAAGGTGCCGGCGATCGTCGGTGTGATCTACATCGGCTGGGAGTGGATCGGCCCCGGCCACAGCCCCCGCGAGCGGGTGCGGCCGACGGCCAGCGCGCTGCTGATCGCCGGCGGGGTGATGGCCGCCGTCTCGGTGCTCGCCGGCCTCGGATGGGGCTGGATCTCCGGGCTCTCCAACCCCGACCAGATCCGCTCCTGGCTCGACCCGGCGACCGCCCTCGGCCTCGCCGGTGGCAAGATCGCCGGCCTCGTCGGCCTCGGTGGCCTCGCGCACCCGTTCCTCACGCTGACCCGCGGCGGGGCGATGCTCCTCGCGGTGGGGGTCGCGCTCCGCCTGCTGCTCGGCTCGGAGGCGATCGGCCCGCTGCGGGCGATCGGCTGGACCCTCGTCGCCTTCGCCGCGCTCGGGCCCGTCGTCCAGCCCTGGTACCTCACGTGGGGTTTCGTCTTCCTCGCCCCGGTCGTCGTGGGGGCCGCCCGCCACGTGCTCTGCGTCTTTTCGGCCGCCGCCTGCTTCCTCGGCCTGCCGGGGGGCTTCGTGCTCGTCGACGAGCTCGGGGTCGCCAATCCGCTCCTCGTGAGCATCGCCTCGCTTGCCCTCGTCGGGCTGGTCGCGGTGCTCGTGGTGCCACGGCTGCGCCGGCTGCGCCGGCTCGCGGCGGCGCCCGCCGAGCTCGAGCTCGCGGCCTCAGTCCCCCTGCACGAGTAG
- the ppk2 gene encoding polyphosphate kinase 2 produces MTVETDGELLDLDLDLSKYLDQLELDETEDEDEPVLRWKDGRLVDTWREGYPYDERLARPEYDVVKRALQIELLQLQNWLKDTGGRLLVLFEGRDAAGKGGTIKRFTEHLNPRGTSAVALEKPNEREQGEWYFQRYVEHLPSAGEIVLFDRSWYNRAGVERVMGYCTDAEYERFLRQAPVFEQLLVDDGIHLVKLWFSVSRAEQRTRFLIRSIDPVRQWKLSPTDLASLDRWNDYTAAKEAMFKATDTPFAPWTVVKSNDKKRARLGAMRQVLSQFDYPGKDHELVGVLDPLVVGPAAEVYEHGESAGASLRLGL; encoded by the coding sequence ATGACCGTCGAGACCGACGGAGAGCTCCTCGACCTCGACCTCGACCTCTCCAAGTACCTCGACCAGCTCGAGCTCGACGAGACCGAGGACGAGGACGAGCCGGTGCTGCGCTGGAAAGACGGGCGCCTCGTCGACACCTGGCGGGAGGGCTACCCCTACGACGAGCGCCTCGCGCGCCCCGAGTACGACGTCGTGAAGCGCGCGCTGCAGATCGAGCTCCTGCAGCTGCAGAACTGGCTGAAGGACACCGGCGGCCGCCTCCTCGTCCTGTTCGAGGGGCGCGACGCGGCCGGCAAGGGCGGCACGATCAAGCGCTTCACCGAGCACCTCAACCCCCGTGGCACGAGCGCCGTCGCCCTCGAGAAGCCGAACGAGCGCGAGCAGGGGGAGTGGTACTTCCAGCGCTATGTGGAGCACCTCCCCTCCGCCGGCGAGATCGTCCTGTTCGACCGCTCCTGGTACAACCGGGCGGGCGTCGAGCGGGTGATGGGCTACTGCACCGACGCGGAGTACGAGCGCTTCCTCCGCCAGGCACCGGTCTTCGAGCAGCTGCTCGTCGACGACGGCATCCATCTCGTGAAGCTGTGGTTCTCGGTCTCGCGCGCCGAGCAGCGGACGCGCTTTCTGATCCGCAGCATCGACCCGGTCCGCCAGTGGAAGCTCTCGCCGACCGACCTCGCCTCGCTCGACCGCTGGAACGACTACACCGCCGCCAAGGAGGCGATGTTCAAGGCCACCGACACGCCCTTCGCTCCGTGGACGGTGGTGAAGAGCAACGACAAAAAGCGCGCCCGCCTCGGCGCGATGCGCCAGGTGCTCAGCCAGTTCGACTACCCCGGCAAGGACCACGAGCTGGTCGGGGTGCTCGACCCGCTCGTGGTCGGGCCCGCCGCGGAGGTCTACGAGCACGGGGAGAGCGCCGGGGCCTCACTGAGGTTGGGCCTGTAG
- a CDS encoding CYTH and CHAD domain-containing protein, which translates to MDVVEEEHKYEAERSTELPDIERVLPSGARIAHRAPIELDATYFDTTDRRLLRCGLTLRRRSGGGDAGWHLKVPGEGAATREEIRRPLSAALLPEVPAELADLVLARLRGEPLRPVARIRTRRVVHEVLDSAGPVVEIADDTVRAEVVGEAGARSWREIEVEVQPRGHKLAKRVAASLRAVGIRPSTERSKLATLLLPDDSRDARVHHRREVLRARLVEQSEELVARDLDVRRGRPDAVHDLRVAARRLRSCLQSFAPLFDEGSSARLGVELRWLSGLLRAARDLEVLARRIDGEIGEALALRGRAEVRRAVKAQIEREQRAAVADLDEGLRSPRYAALLDDVLAFADRPAYRAGRRPRRQQLLARVDHDARRVRRRLRRGRRAEGPARDVLLHEARKAAKRARYAAETIAPLRPRRAAALARHFEEVQERLGERQDAVVSRAFLEELAHDGDDASRAVTFALGALARDEERRVAEVDGHLPKARAAALGG; encoded by the coding sequence ATGGACGTCGTCGAGGAGGAGCACAAGTACGAGGCGGAGCGCTCGACCGAGCTCCCCGACATCGAACGGGTCCTTCCGAGCGGCGCGCGCATCGCGCATCGCGCACCGATCGAGCTCGACGCGACCTACTTCGACACCACCGACCGTCGGCTGCTGCGCTGCGGCCTCACGCTGCGACGCCGCAGCGGGGGCGGCGACGCGGGGTGGCACCTGAAGGTCCCCGGGGAGGGGGCGGCGACACGGGAGGAGATCCGTCGCCCGCTCTCGGCCGCGCTGCTCCCCGAGGTGCCGGCCGAGCTCGCCGACCTCGTGCTCGCCCGGCTGCGGGGCGAGCCGCTCCGCCCGGTGGCGCGGATCCGGACGCGGCGGGTCGTGCACGAGGTGCTCGACAGTGCGGGGCCGGTCGTCGAGATCGCCGACGACACCGTGCGCGCCGAGGTCGTCGGCGAGGCGGGGGCGAGGAGCTGGCGCGAGATCGAGGTGGAGGTGCAGCCGAGGGGTCACAAGCTCGCGAAGCGTGTCGCGGCGTCGCTCCGTGCCGTCGGCATCCGCCCCTCGACCGAACGCTCCAAGCTCGCGACGCTGCTGTTGCCGGACGACTCGCGCGACGCGCGCGTCCACCACCGGCGGGAGGTGCTGCGGGCGCGCCTCGTCGAGCAGAGCGAGGAGCTGGTCGCCCGTGACCTCGACGTCCGTCGCGGGAGGCCCGATGCCGTCCACGACCTGCGCGTCGCGGCGCGTCGGCTGCGCAGCTGTCTGCAGAGCTTCGCCCCGCTGTTCGACGAGGGATCGTCCGCGCGCCTCGGCGTCGAGCTCCGCTGGCTCTCCGGGCTGCTCCGCGCGGCGCGCGACCTCGAAGTGCTGGCGCGCCGCATCGACGGCGAGATCGGCGAGGCACTCGCCCTCCGCGGCCGCGCCGAGGTTCGGCGGGCGGTGAAGGCCCAGATCGAGCGCGAGCAGCGCGCCGCGGTCGCAGACCTCGACGAGGGCCTGCGCAGCCCCCGCTACGCGGCGCTCCTCGACGACGTGCTCGCCTTCGCCGACCGACCCGCCTATCGCGCCGGCCGCCGACCCCGCCGCCAGCAGCTCCTCGCACGCGTCGACCACGACGCTCGACGCGTGCGGCGGCGCCTGCGGCGGGGACGGCGCGCGGAGGGGCCCGCACGCGACGTCCTCCTCCACGAGGCCCGCAAGGCCGCGAAGCGCGCCCGCTACGCCGCCGAGACGATCGCTCCGCTGCGTCCGCGCCGCGCCGCTGCGCTCGCGCGCCACTTCGAGGAGGTGCAGGAGCGGCTCGGCGAGCGCCAGGACGCCGTGGTCTCCCGCGCCTTTCTCGAGGAGTTGGCGCACGACGGCGACGACGCCTCGCGCGCAGTGACCTTCGCGCTCGGCGCGCTCGCCCGCGACGAGGAGCGGCGGGTCGCCGAGGTCGACGGCCACCTCCCAAAGGCGCGGGCGGCGGCGCTCGGCGGCTGA
- a CDS encoding YajQ family cyclic di-GMP-binding protein, translated as MPTFDITSEVDMQEVRNAVDQAEREVSTRFDFKNTGATIELRPEEIELHAPTDDRLRALQQVLEEKLVRRNVSLKALDYQKAEEASKGTLRQLVKLQAGISSDRAKQINKAVKDLNLKGVSSQAQGEQVRVNGKKRDDLQAVIAALKELDLGIPLQFGNFRD; from the coding sequence ATGCCGACTTTCGACATCACCTCCGAAGTGGACATGCAAGAAGTCCGCAACGCCGTCGACCAGGCCGAGCGCGAAGTCTCGACCCGCTTCGACTTCAAGAACACCGGGGCGACGATCGAGCTGCGCCCCGAGGAGATCGAGCTGCACGCGCCGACCGACGACCGCCTGCGGGCGCTGCAGCAGGTGCTCGAGGAGAAGCTCGTCCGCCGCAACGTCTCGCTGAAGGCCCTCGACTACCAAAAGGCCGAGGAGGCCTCGAAGGGCACCCTCCGCCAGCTCGTGAAGCTGCAGGCCGGCATCTCCTCTGACCGCGCGAAGCAGATCAACAAGGCGGTGAAGGACCTCAACCTGAAGGGCGTGAGCTCCCAGGCCCAGGGTGAGCAGGTGCGCGTCAACGGGAAGAAGCGCGACGACCTGCAGGCGGTGATCGCGGCGCTGAAGGAGCTGGACCTCGGCATCCCGCTGCAGTTCGGCAACTTCCGGGACTGA
- a CDS encoding NADH-quinone oxidoreductase subunit N, with amino-acid sequence MIHLLATALVLPAIDYTTILPELILLGWMLVLLAVSALVSRTIPTEAYAAATSGAGIASLIASLILWHDVQDHGASSAIAHAVAVDGFTCFVYVLISCVVILAPFFGASFLRREQMAGPEYYVLALIAAAGAMLMGSADDLILIFLGLEVLSLPLYVMAGFDHRSEGSTEAAMKYFVLGAFSSAVFVYGIALTYGATGSINLAEIGAFLARNTVLSNGVLLAGLVLLIAGFGFKIAAVPFHMWTPDVYEGSPTPAVGFMAAVAKVGGFAALLRVLFSSYPTLASDWQPILWILATATLLTGAVVALVQRDVKRMLAYSSINHAGFVLLGVQAATERGRSGALYYLFAYALLVLGSFAVVAIVGGRGDEAHDLESYRGLGRRAPTLAIAFAVLLLAQAGAPFTTGFFAKFYVVAAAVDAHSYALAVIAMVSASIAVFFYLRVVLLMFGEAPAVDEEVAEQAAAGASGGGTALALRQLDATRALALDNWALSGLGIVVLATLFFGIWPQPLVSFAHDATLLFR; translated from the coding sequence GTGATCCACCTCCTCGCGACGGCGCTCGTGCTGCCGGCGATCGACTACACGACGATCCTCCCCGAGCTCATCCTCCTCGGCTGGATGCTCGTGCTGCTCGCCGTCTCGGCCCTCGTCAGCCGCACGATCCCGACCGAGGCCTACGCCGCGGCGACGAGCGGGGCGGGGATCGCCTCGCTCATCGCCTCGCTCATCCTCTGGCACGACGTCCAGGACCACGGCGCCTCGAGCGCGATCGCGCACGCCGTCGCCGTCGACGGCTTCACCTGCTTCGTGTACGTCCTCATCTCCTGTGTCGTGATCCTCGCCCCCTTCTTCGGGGCGAGCTTCCTGCGCCGCGAGCAGATGGCCGGCCCGGAGTACTACGTCCTCGCGCTCATCGCGGCGGCGGGGGCGATGCTGATGGGCAGCGCGGACGACCTGATCCTCATCTTCTTGGGCCTCGAGGTCCTCTCGCTCCCGCTCTACGTGATGGCCGGCTTCGACCACCGCAGCGAGGGCTCGACCGAGGCGGCGATGAAGTACTTCGTCCTCGGCGCCTTCTCCTCGGCGGTCTTCGTCTACGGGATCGCCCTCACCTACGGGGCGACCGGCTCGATCAACCTCGCCGAGATCGGCGCCTTCCTGGCGCGCAACACCGTCCTCAGCAACGGGGTGCTCCTCGCCGGGCTGGTGCTGCTCATCGCCGGCTTCGGCTTCAAGATCGCGGCGGTGCCCTTCCACATGTGGACGCCCGACGTCTACGAGGGCTCGCCCACGCCCGCGGTCGGCTTCATGGCGGCGGTCGCCAAGGTCGGCGGCTTCGCGGCGCTGCTGCGGGTGCTGTTCTCGAGCTACCCGACGCTCGCGAGCGACTGGCAGCCGATCCTCTGGATCCTCGCCACCGCCACGCTGCTCACCGGAGCGGTGGTCGCACTCGTGCAGCGCGACGTGAAGCGGATGCTCGCCTACTCCTCGATCAACCACGCAGGCTTCGTGCTGCTCGGCGTGCAGGCGGCGACCGAGCGCGGCCGCTCCGGCGCGCTCTACTACCTCTTTGCCTACGCGCTGCTCGTCCTCGGGAGCTTCGCGGTCGTCGCCATCGTCGGCGGCCGCGGCGACGAGGCCCACGATCTCGAGTCCTACCGCGGCCTCGGCCGACGCGCGCCGACGCTCGCCATCGCCTTCGCGGTGCTCCTCCTGGCCCAGGCGGGAGCGCCCTTCACGACCGGCTTCTTCGCCAAGTTCTACGTGGTCGCGGCGGCCGTCGACGCCCACTCTTACGCGCTCGCGGTGATCGCGATGGTCTCGGCGTCGATCGCCGTCTTCTTCTACCTGCGCGTCGTGCTGTTGATGTTCGGCGAGGCGCCGGCGGTCGACGAGGAGGTGGCGGAGCAGGCCGCAGCCGGGGCGAGCGGCGGCGGCACGGCGCTCGCGCTCCGCCAGCTGGACGCCACCCGCGCGCTCGCCCTCGACAACTGGGCGCTCTCGGGGCTCGGCATCGTCGTCCTCGCGACGCTCTTCTTCGGCATCTGGCCGCAGCCGCTCGTCTCGTTCGCGCACGACGCGACGCTGCTCTTCCGCTGA
- a CDS encoding NADH-quinone oxidoreductase subunit M has product MGATSSVPYLSLLIFVPAGAAILVACLPKGSRRAIQGVALLSSLGVLGLAAAVLAVFKSGQGGFQLVVHHSWIAPLGISWDLGIDGISLFLLLMTALLFPITLAGAGERENQKAFVAWTLLLEAGCIGSFLSLDVLVFFLFFELTLVPVYFLISGWGHEGRGPAATKFFIYTFLASAFMLVGIIALVFLHQGQTGVTTFDVLALSHTALSGTAGMLLFLSFTIAFVVKAPVFPFHTWSPDAYAEGPPSASILLAGVMAKLGTYGIVRFDLELFPHAVVVLAPLLLTLGVVGIIYGGVVAAAQRDLKRLVAYSSLAHMGFIVIGAFALTGESVSGAVLQMVNHGLYTAALFLLIAMVTKRTGTFAIGPMRGLQRRAPVLAGVFTFTVLASIGVPGLNGFVGEFLILAGTFLTHRWWAVVATAGVIVAAVYLLWGYQQVFHGPATSESQGFAEMTRHERLVVAPLVLAIVFLGVYPKPVLERITPSVNALITHVEQVAHPVLPAIGGPSGAQLTAHLTEGAGK; this is encoded by the coding sequence ATGGGAGCGACCAGCTCGGTGCCCTACCTCTCGCTGCTCATCTTCGTGCCGGCCGGCGCGGCGATCCTCGTCGCCTGCCTGCCGAAGGGGAGCCGCCGCGCCATCCAGGGCGTCGCCCTGCTCTCCTCCCTCGGCGTGCTCGGCCTCGCCGCCGCGGTCCTCGCCGTCTTCAAGAGCGGCCAGGGCGGCTTCCAGCTCGTCGTCCACCACAGCTGGATCGCGCCGCTCGGCATCTCCTGGGACCTCGGCATCGACGGGATCTCGCTCTTCCTCCTGCTGATGACGGCGCTGCTCTTCCCGATCACGCTCGCGGGGGCGGGGGAGCGCGAGAACCAGAAGGCCTTCGTCGCCTGGACGCTCCTCCTCGAGGCGGGCTGCATCGGCAGCTTCCTCTCCCTTGACGTGCTCGTCTTCTTCTTGTTCTTCGAGCTGACCCTCGTGCCCGTCTACTTCCTGATCAGCGGGTGGGGCCACGAGGGGCGCGGCCCGGCGGCGACGAAGTTCTTCATCTACACCTTCCTCGCCTCGGCCTTCATGCTCGTCGGCATCATCGCCCTCGTCTTCTTGCACCAGGGCCAGACCGGTGTGACCACCTTCGACGTCCTCGCCCTCTCGCACACCGCGCTCTCGGGGACGGCCGGGATGCTCCTCTTCCTCTCCTTCACGATCGCCTTCGTGGTGAAGGCCCCGGTCTTCCCCTTCCACACCTGGTCCCCGGACGCCTACGCCGAGGGGCCGCCGTCGGCCTCGATCCTCCTCGCCGGGGTGATGGCCAAGCTCGGCACCTACGGCATCGTCCGCTTCGACCTCGAGCTCTTCCCGCACGCGGTGGTCGTGCTCGCGCCGTTGCTCCTCACCCTCGGCGTGGTGGGGATCATCTACGGCGGCGTGGTCGCCGCTGCGCAGCGCGACCTGAAGCGCCTCGTCGCCTACTCCTCGCTCGCGCACATGGGCTTCATCGTGATCGGCGCCTTCGCCCTCACCGGCGAGTCGGTCTCGGGGGCGGTGCTGCAGATGGTGAACCACGGCCTGTACACCGCGGCGCTCTTCCTGCTCATCGCGATGGTCACCAAGCGCACCGGCACCTTCGCGATCGGCCCGATGCGGGGGCTGCAGCGCCGCGCCCCCGTCCTCGCCGGCGTCTTCACCTTCACCGTCCTCGCCTCGATCGGCGTCCCGGGGCTGAACGGCTTCGTCGGGGAGTTCCTGATCCTCGCCGGCACCTTCCTCACCCACCGCTGGTGGGCGGTCGTCGCCACCGCCGGGGTGATCGTCGCCGCCGTCTACCTGCTCTGGGGCTACCAGCAGGTCTTCCACGGCCCGGCGACCTCGGAGTCCCAGGGCTTCGCGGAGATGACCCGCCACGAGCGCCTCGTCGTCGCCCCGCTCGTGCTCGCGATCGTCTTCCTCGGCGTCTACCCGAAGCCCGTACTCGAGCGCATCACGCCGTCGGTGAACGCGCTCATCACCCACGTCGAGCAGGTCGCCCACCCCGTCCTCCCGGCCATCGGAGGGCCGTCGGGGGCACAGCTCACGGCGCACCTCACCGAGGGAGCGGGCAAGTGA
- the nuoL gene encoding NADH-quinone oxidoreductase subunit L gives MLSLAFLIPLLPLAGYLLLTLYGRRLGNPRAGWLATAMIAGSFVFTVLVFAALFSRDPASRSYTLHLFNWFGADRLQVNVALLVDPLSMTMAAFVTGVSALIHLYSIGYMSHDRDFPKFFLYLNLFVFSMLMLVLSDNFLVTFFGWEGVGVCSYFLIAFWFERDTAASAGKKAMIYNRIGDAGLLVALFLIFERTGSLNYLTVFSRLDRISPTDMVAIALLLFLGAVGKSAQFPLFPWLADAMEGPTPVSALIHAATMVTAGVYLMCRVSPILHAAPDAAHVIAWIGVATAFIGATAGCAQTDIKKVLAYSTVSQLGYMFLAVGCGAYDAALFLMLTHAFYKALLFLSAGSVIHAMDDEQNIKVMGALRAVMPLTAVSFLIGWLSIAGVPPLSGFWSKSDILENAYAVTPALWVIAAVTAFLTAYYMGREYLLVFGGVRRWQEAHAEAALHPHDPVPVMTIPLVVLSLCSVAGGLINLPFHPHFDFLERWLDPVLGATLFSHPFGLGAKWSFALIDGALAIAGALAAVQLWRTRVDRPALEPRLLYMAWGIDAAYDRLIAVPAAAAAARLAEGDRSVIDGAVVGLARAVRDSGTRLRRVQNGYVRNYALGLVGGVVLLVAYVVVRAGR, from the coding sequence GTGCTCTCGCTCGCGTTCCTGATCCCCCTCCTCCCCCTCGCGGGCTACCTCCTCCTCACGCTCTACGGCCGCCGCCTCGGCAACCCCCGCGCCGGATGGCTGGCGACGGCGATGATCGCCGGCTCGTTCGTCTTCACGGTGCTCGTCTTCGCCGCGCTCTTCTCGCGCGACCCCGCCTCGCGCAGCTACACCCTCCACCTCTTCAACTGGTTCGGCGCCGACCGCCTGCAGGTCAACGTGGCGCTCCTCGTCGACCCGCTCTCGATGACGATGGCCGCCTTCGTCACCGGCGTCTCGGCCCTCATCCACCTCTACTCCATCGGCTACATGAGCCACGACCGGGACTTCCCGAAGTTCTTCCTCTACCTCAACCTCTTCGTCTTCTCGATGCTGATGCTCGTCCTCTCGGACAACTTCCTCGTCACCTTCTTCGGCTGGGAGGGCGTCGGCGTCTGCTCCTACTTCCTCATCGCCTTCTGGTTCGAGCGCGACACGGCGGCATCCGCGGGCAAGAAGGCGATGATCTACAACCGCATCGGCGACGCCGGCTTGCTCGTTGCGCTCTTCCTCATCTTCGAGCGGACGGGGAGCCTCAACTACCTCACCGTCTTCTCCCGCCTCGACCGCATCTCACCGACCGACATGGTCGCCATCGCGCTGCTCCTCTTCCTCGGCGCGGTCGGCAAGTCGGCGCAGTTCCCGCTCTTCCCCTGGCTCGCCGACGCGATGGAGGGTCCGACCCCGGTCTCCGCCCTGATCCACGCGGCGACGATGGTCACCGCCGGCGTCTACCTGATGTGCCGGGTCAGCCCGATCCTGCACGCCGCCCCGGACGCCGCGCACGTGATCGCCTGGATCGGCGTGGCGACCGCCTTCATCGGCGCCACCGCCGGCTGCGCGCAGACCGACATCAAGAAGGTCCTCGCCTACTCGACGGTCTCCCAGCTCGGCTACATGTTCCTCGCCGTCGGCTGCGGCGCCTACGACGCGGCGCTCTTCTTGATGCTCACGCACGCCTTCTACAAGGCGCTCCTGTTCCTCTCGGCCGGCTCGGTGATCCACGCCATGGACGACGAGCAGAACATCAAGGTGATGGGGGCGCTGCGCGCGGTGATGCCGCTCACCGCGGTCTCGTTCCTCATCGGCTGGCTCTCGATCGCCGGCGTGCCGCCGTTGTCCGGCTTCTGGTCCAAGAGCGACATCTTGGAGAACGCCTACGCCGTCACGCCCGCCCTGTGGGTGATCGCCGCGGTCACCGCCTTCCTCACCGCCTACTACATGGGACGCGAGTACCTCCTCGTCTTCGGCGGCGTCCGCCGCTGGCAGGAGGCGCACGCCGAGGCGGCGCTGCACCCGCACGACCCGGTGCCGGTGATGACGATCCCGCTCGTCGTGCTCTCGCTCTGCTCGGTCGCCGGCGGCCTCATCAACCTCCCCTTCCATCCGCACTTCGACTTCCTCGAGCGCTGGCTCGACCCCGTCCTCGGCGCGACGCTCTTCTCCCACCCCTTCGGCCTCGGGGCGAAGTGGTCCTTCGCCCTCATCGACGGCGCCCTCGCGATCGCGGGCGCGCTCGCGGCGGTCCAGCTCTGGCGGACGCGGGTCGACCGGCCGGCGCTCGAGCCGCGCCTGCTCTACATGGCCTGGGGGATCGACGCCGCCTACGACCGCCTGATCGCCGTGCCCGCGGCAGCGGCCGCCGCCCGCCTCGCGGAGGGTGACCGCTCGGTGATCGACGGCGCCGTCGTCGGCCTCGCGAGGGCCGTGCGCGACAGCGGCACGCGCCTGCGCAGGGTGCAAAACGGCTACGTCCGCAACTACGCGCTCGGCCTCGTCGGCGGCGTCGTCCTGCTCGTCGCCTACGTCGTCGTGCGGGCGGGACGCTGA
- the nuoK gene encoding NADH-quinone oxidoreductase subunit NuoK — protein MSVNAGWYLTLAAIVFTIGAVGLLVRRNVLVMFMCIELMLNAANLTFVSFARALGDIAGQVAVFFVLVVAAAEVVVGLGIIVAIFRRHPGATADDAHVLKG, from the coding sequence ATGAGCGTCAACGCCGGCTGGTACCTCACGCTCGCGGCGATCGTCTTCACGATCGGCGCCGTCGGCCTGCTCGTCCGCCGCAACGTCCTCGTGATGTTCATGTGCATCGAGCTGATGCTGAACGCCGCCAACCTCACCTTCGTCTCGTTCGCCCGCGCCCTCGGCGACATCGCCGGCCAGGTCGCGGTCTTCTTCGTCCTCGTCGTGGCGGCGGCCGAGGTCGTCGTCGGCCTCGGGATCATCGTCGCCATCTTCCGCCGCCACCCCGGTGCGACGGCCGACGACGCCCACGTGCTGAAGGGCTGA
- a CDS encoding NADH-quinone oxidoreductase subunit J, with protein sequence MPLLLGATVADALTFVIAAAVVLVGALGVVLAKNPVHSALMLVMTLFGVAVLFVEEDAQFLAAVQVIVYAGAIVVLFLFVIMLIGVDREERVLADTFRGQRVVALVLGLLVLAEVVLLGTGHWVTGAHTVTAPATGGAGNTKAIGEALFTTYLLPFEVTSALLVVAVVGAVVLARRHLQGEAGPELGAREASELAAARTDGAGVELASGAEVEQSEAGPR encoded by the coding sequence ATGCCGCTGTTGCTCGGCGCGACCGTCGCGGACGCGCTGACCTTCGTCATCGCCGCCGCGGTGGTGCTGGTCGGCGCACTCGGCGTCGTCCTCGCGAAGAACCCCGTGCACTCGGCGCTGATGCTCGTGATGACGCTCTTCGGCGTCGCCGTGCTGTTCGTCGAGGAGGACGCGCAGTTCCTCGCCGCGGTGCAGGTGATCGTCTACGCGGGGGCGATCGTCGTCCTCTTCCTCTTCGTGATCATGCTCATCGGCGTCGACCGCGAGGAGCGGGTCCTCGCCGACACCTTCCGCGGCCAGCGGGTGGTCGCCCTCGTCCTCGGCCTGCTCGTCCTCGCGGAGGTCGTCCTCCTCGGGACCGGCCACTGGGTGACCGGCGCGCACACCGTCACGGCACCGGCGACGGGGGGAGCGGGCAACACCAAGGCGATCGGCGAGGCCCTCTTCACGACCTACCTGCTGCCCTTCGAGGTGACCTCGGCACTGCTCGTCGTCGCCGTCGTCGGGGCGGTCGTCCTCGCCCGCCGCCACCTGCAGGGCGAGGCCGGGCCCGAGCTCGGCGCCCGCGAGGCGAGCGAGCTCGCTGCGGCGCGCACCGACGGGGCCGGTGTCGAGCTAGCCTCCGGGGCCGAGGTCGAACAGAGCGAGGCGGGGCCGCGATGA